From the genome of Anaerolineae bacterium:
CCAGAGTGGCAAGATGGCAAGAGGTATTCTTCCTTTTTCGGTTTGGCACTCCATCTCAAGGTTTGTTATACTGGACAGGACCAACGGTTCTACCCTGAGCCACAGGTAGCAGACACCTGGCGCACTCTGGAGGCCCTATGAGCGTTCGCATCCTTTTAATTGAAGACGATGAAGGCATCGTCCGCTTTCTGCGGCGGGCGTTGAGTTACGAAGGGTACACGGTGAATGTGGCCACTGACGGCGAAACCGGTCTGGAAATGGCCCTCCAAACCCTGCCGGATCTGGTCATTCTGGACTGGATGCTGCCGGGGATGGACGGGCTGGAGGTTCTACGGCGTCTGCGGGCCCACGGCCAATGGCCCGTGTTAATGCTCACCGCCAAAGATGCGATCCAGGATCGGGTGGAAGGGCTGGACATGGGGGCCGACGACTACCTCACCAAGCCCTTCAACCTGGATGAACTGCTGGCCCGCATCCGCGCCCTGCTGCGCCGCACGCAGACCAGCGAAGCCCCCGAGGTGCTCCGCTTTGCCGACCTGGAACTGGACACCGGTACCCGTCAGGCCCGCCGCGGCGACCGCATCATCGACCTCAGCGCCCGGGAGTATGAACTGCTCGAATTGTTCATGAAGCATCCCCGCCAGGTACTTACACGCCCCCAAATCTACAGCGAAGTCTGGGGACACGACTTCAGCGGCGAAAGCAATATCCTGGAAGTCTATATCCGCTACCTGCGGCGCAAACTGGAAGCCGGAGGCGAACCCCGCCTGTTGCACACCGTGCGGGGTGTGGGGTATGTGCTGCGCGAAGAGACCCCATGAGCCTGCAAACCCGCCTGACGCTGCTCTACACCTCCCTCATCGGTGGTATGCTGCTGCTGTTTGGGGCGTCGGTGTACGCCCTGCTGAGTGTGTTGCTGGTGCGCCAGGTGGACGCCACCCTCCTCCAGACGGCCCAGGACCTCATCGCCAGCATCCAGGTCAGCGCCGTGGGGGATGTCAAAGCGCTCAGCCTGCCCAACCTGGATTTCACCGCCAATGTCTTCGTCCAGGTGTGGAGCCCCACAGGGAAACTCCAGCAAAGTTCGCCCAACCTGGGCGCCATCACCACACCCCTGGACCCGGTGGGGTTGCGCCAGGGGCATCCCACCCTACGCCAGACCCGCATCGGTCAGACCCGCCTGCGCGTGCTCACCGTACCGCTGGAACTCAGCGGACGCCCCGTGGCCGTGCTGCAGGTGGCCGCCCTGCTCACCAGCGTGGATCAAGCCCGCCGGGTGTTGGTCACCGCCCTGGCAACAGCCCTGCTGCTCACCGTGGGCCTGGCCCTGCTCATCGGGGGATGGGCCATCCGCCGCGAATTGGCCCCCCTGGAGGAAGCCACCCGCATCGCGCAAACCATCACCGAAACCGGCAACCCCTCTCGGCGTATTCCCCTTCCCCGGCGCCACGAAGGTGACGAAATCGGGGCCCTCATCCATGCCTTCAACGACACTCTGACCCGCTTGGAGCACCAGTTCGCCGTGCAACGCCGCTTTCTGGCCGATGTAAGCCACGAACTGCGCACACCGCTCACCGTGATCAAAGGCAATGTCCAACTGATGCGCCGCTTTGGCAAAGCGGACCCCGAAGCCCTGCAAAGCATCGAGCAGGAGGCCGACCGCCTCACCCGCCTGGTGGAAGAACTCCTCTTCCTGGTCCAGGCCGAAAGCGGCCACCTCCCCCTCCAGCGGAAGCTCGTCCCCCTGGAGGAACTGGTGCTCGAAGTGGCCCAGGAGGTGCGCGTGCTGGCCCGCGAAAAGCCGCACCTGCGCCTGCTGGTGAAGCCGCTGGAACCGGCCACCGTGTGCGGCGACCGCGACCGGCTGAAGCAGATGCTCCTCAACCTGCTGAGCAACGCGCTCAAGTACACGCCCGACGGCGGTGAGGTGCGGGTGGGGCTCTTCCCTAAGGAAGACGAAGCCCTCCTGGAGGTCCAGGACACCGGGCTGGGCATTCCCCCCGAAGATATCCCCTATCTCTTCGAGCGTTTTTACCGCGCTGACCGCGCCCGGCAACGCTCCAAAGGGTTCGGGCTGGGGTTGTCCATCACCTATTGGATTGTGCAAAACCACCAGGGGACCATTGAAGTGACTTCTCAACCCGGCAAAGGCGCCCTGTTTACCGTGCGGCTCCCGCTGCTTGCCGAGGGTCAACCCTGCAACGGAGAAGGAAACGCCACCTGAGAGGGCTACGGCAGGCCCAGGCGGCGGTGTGCCCGCTGGCACAACGAAGCCCCACCCGCCGCCAGCCAACGCGCTAAGGTGGGGCTAGTGGATTTCCCCGCCTGGGCGTCGGCGTAAATGCCTACGCCCCAACCCACATAGCGTTGCGTCTCGGCCGGCCAGTACGCCATAGGCCAGGTCAGGACCCCAGGGCCGCCGTTGTACATGGCCAATGCCAAACGCACATCGCCCTGGGCGCGTTGCAGCGCCTGGCGCAAATAGGTCAGTCCCCGGCGGGCGTTGGTATCGGGCTGAAAGGGGTCCTCATGGGGGCGAAAGTGGAAGGGCATCACCTGGAACAACCCCCGGGCACCGGAGCGGGAGAGGGCTTGCGGGTCACCGCAGGACTCAATCTGCATCACCGTGGCGATGAGATTGGGGTCCAAACCGTAGTCCTCGCTCCAGCGGCGAATTAGAGGAGCCCAGTACTGCACCTCGGGGGTGAAAAACGGTGCCAGCCGTGCTGCGGCCTCCGCCGCGCCCTGGGGCTGAGGCGCCACCTGGGCCTGTTGCGGTGGCTTAGGGGTCGCCGCGGCCTGAGTGGGCCACTGCACGGCGCTCACCAGTGCCGTCCCCAGGGCCACCAGCACCAGCCCCAGCAGCGGGATGAGGAAGCCCAGCAAACATCCCTGGGGGCCGGCGGTGCCTTGCACCCCCTCAGGCGCAGCCTCCACCTCGGGCCAGTCAAAACCGCCGGACGCCATGGGAGGACGCCTGCATCCCCACGGGATGGTAAGTCGGTTCGGCCCGGACGCTGGTCGCCCGGCCCATCCTTGCGGCAGCGGCGGCCCGGGCGCGAGGCGCGGGATTCGGGCGAGGCCCTACGGTGAACAACCGCTCCCCCGCCAGGGAGAAGGTACCGATGAGCAACACACGGATGAGCCACACGAGAAGGGCGACAAAAACCGGCACCACCTTGAGCAAGGTTTCGCGGCTGAGGATGGCGTTCCCCAGGGCTTCATGGCTCAGTACGGCCACAGAAACGCCCCACCAGGTGAGCATGGCGTTCATCGTGGCGGCCAGCATCCAGGCGCCAAACAGGTACCATACCTCGGCCGGATCATCACGCCCCTGCTGCGGCGTGAACAAACGCGCGATACCGGCAAAGTCGATGCCGCAGAAGGCAATGGCCAGAATCGTCGCCCAACGCAGCCCTAAAAACCGCAAATTGCCCAACAAATCCCGCAGGGCGAAATCGGTGGTGCTGTAGTTGAACATCTCGAAAAAGAACAGGGCTATCAGCAAAAGCCCGCCCAACAACCACCCCCGTTGCCAGGGAAAAGACACCCTGAAACGAACCTTTTGCGCCGCCATTGCCAACCTCCCGGTGAGAAAGGGAAAAGGGGTTGCCTGGGTCTCGATTATAGAACACATGTTCTTTTTCGTCAAGTTTTCCCGGCTTGACCGCATCCCACAATGAAAGTATAGTAAGAGCGCCTTAGAGGAGGAGGCTTGCCATGGATGCCAAGCCTTATCGTTATCCCTATCCGCGCCCCATGGTGACCGTGGATGTCGTCGTCTTCACCGTGCGGGAAGAACGTCTGCAAGTGCTGTTGGTGCAACGCAAAAGGCCCCCCTTTGCCGGCCAATGGGCCCTTCCCGGCGGGTTCATCGGCATGGACGAATCGCTGGAAGAGGCCGCCCTGCGCGAGTTAGCCGAGGAGACGGGCGTCACGCAGGCCTACCTGGAGCAACTTTACACCTACGGCGACCCCCACCGCGACCCCCGTGGCCGGGCGATCACCGTGGCCTACTTCGCCCTCATCCCCGCGGGTAGGCCTATCGGCGCCGAGGGGGGCGACGACGCCTCCCAGGCGCGCTGGTTCCCCACCGACGACCTGCCCCCGCTGGCTTTCGACCACGCCGAGATCATCGCTTACGCGGTGCGCCGTCTGCGATACAAACTGGAGTACACGGCGGTGGGCTTTGAACTGCTCCCCGAAGAGTTCACCCTCAGCGAATTGCAACGGGTCTACGAAATCATCCTGGGGGAAAAACTGGACAAGCGCAACTTCCGTCGTCGCATCCTGCAGGCGGACATCATCGAAGCCACCCCGCACTTTCGCATCGGCGAAGGGCGCCCGGCCCGGCTGTACCGCTACCGCTCCGACGCAGTGGCGGAGGTCAAGGCCCGGCGCCTGTTCCCCTGAACTTCTGCGTCCCCCTACCACATTCTGGTAGGGCTTTTTGCATGCTCTCCCCTCGCCGCACCTCACCCTGGGAGCAAGCCATGAGCAACTACCTCGCCGTGGCCCTGGGCGCCATCTTGGGGGGCCACCGCCCGCTACGCTATGGAATGAAACCGCAGCCTCTTCACCAGGAGACCCCCGATGAGTTATCGCCCCTTCCCCCTGGAAGCCCAACACCTCACCGCCTACTTCGGTGAAAGCGACCGCTGGCAGGGCAAGCCCCTTTACCTGGCCCTGCTGGAGACCCTCAAAGCCCATGGCCTGGCCGGAGGCACCGTTACCTGCGGGGTGGCCGGTTTCGGCGCCCATTCGATCATCCACACCGCCGCCATTTTGCGCCTGTCCACCGACCTCCCTCTGCGCCTGGAAGTGTGGACACTCCCGAACGCATTGTCCAGGCGGTGGACCTCATCCGCCCCATGCTGCGCGAAGGATTGCTCACCGTGGAAACCGTCCAGGTGGTGGCCTACACCCATCGCAACCTGCATCCCCATGAGCGCGCCCCCCATCAGCGCCCAGGCCGACGAACCTCTGGGACGCGCCGTCCAGCCCATGGTCCAAGGAGGGACTCAAGCGGCTGCCCATGGTGGACCGCCAGAGCCCACTGGTGGGGATGCTCTCCCACGTGGATGTGCTGCGCATCTCGGCCAAGAGGAGGATATGACGGCGCACCGATGCTCTCCCACGTGGATGTGCTGCGCACTGTGGGCCCCCTGATCGGCCCCCTGAGCACGCCGCCGCGAGCCCCATCTCATAGACACCGCCCGAAGACATCCTCACCCCGGACTTCCCCACGGTGACGCCGCACGACGGCCTGGCGACCGTGGGGGATGCGCTGCTCGCCCACCGGGCCCGCCGGGTCGTCGTGGTGGCCGCCCAGGGGCGGCCACTGGGCCTGATCACCGACGCCGATCTTCTGGCCCGTGTGGCTCCCTAAGGCTCGCCCCGGCCTGCTGGACGCCCTGCTCCACCGGCGTTGTTCCCCAACCCAGGGGCTGACAGCCCGCGACTTGATGTCGCCCGGCGTGCTCACCGCCTCGGCCGAGGCCACCCTGGGCGAGGCCCTGGCCCAAATACTGGCCGCCAACCGCAGGTGGCTGGTGGTAGTGGACGCAGAAGGCCGGGCCCTGGGCCTGCTCCACCGCCAGCGGGCCCTGAGCGTGCTCCTGCCTCCATGGCCAGAGGCCACCAGGGCCAGTGACCTTTCCGCTACCGACTTCAGCGGACCTTCCTTTACAAAACCCCGGCTCTGAAGTAAAATGGGCAACCGTTGGGAAGTTTGTGAACGAATTTTGGTTTGGAGGGAGTACCTTGCCGCACACGAAGTCTGCACTCAAACGCATGCGCCAAAATGAGAAGCGCCGCCTGCGCAACCGCTGGTTCCGGGGCCGGGCCCGCACCTTCATCAAGAAGGCTCGCAAGGCCATGGCCGCGGGCGACCTGGAAGCCGCCCGCCAGTACACCCACATGGCCATCAAGGCCTTGGACAAGGCGGCCGAAAAGGGCATTCTGCATAAGAACACGGTGGCGCGCTACAAGAGCCGTCTCACCAAGCGCCTCAACGCCCTGGAAGCCCAGCAACAGGGCGCGTAGACCCGCATGGGCGGGTCGTGAGGAAAGGGTCACGGGAGCCTGCAGGGGCAGGGCTCCCGTTTTCCTGCTTGCACGAAAGCGAGGGGCTATGTTTGCGCAAGAGCAACGCACCATCGAAGAGCGCATCCGCGCCTTTCTGCGCCAGCAGGGCGTGCCAGAGCCGGACACTTTCCCCTGGGCGCCGCTGAACTTGGCCAAGGGTACCTGGGGCATCTCCATCAACTTTTTTCAACTGGCAGCCGACGAGGCGCGTAGCGGGCGGCTCAAAGGGGTGCCCGTGCCGCAGCGAGCGGCCCAACTGGCCCAGGCCGTGGCCGAACACTTAGACGATCTGCCCGGCTTCGCCAAAATCGAGGCGGTCAAAGGCTACCTCAACTTCTACTTTGACCCCGCCGTGTACAGCCGCCGGGTGTTGGACACCGTGCTCGAGCAGGGCGACCGCTTCGGCCAGGGCGAGCCCAAGGGCCAGCGGGTCATGGTGGAGTTCTCCCAGCCCAACACCCACAAGGCCTTCCATGTGGGCCACCTGCGCAATGTCATCTTGGGCGAGGCCGTTTGCCGCATCTTAGAGACCGCCGGGTACGAGGTAGTGCGGGCCAACTACATCGGCGATATCGGCCTACATGTGATCAAATGGCTGTGGAACTACATGAAGTACCACGCGGGCGAAGAGCCGCCCGCCGAAGACAAAACCCGCTGGATGGGTGACCTCTACGCTGAAGCCACCCGTCGGCTGGACGAACACCCTGAACTGGAAGCCGAGGTGCGCGCCCTCTTCGCTCGCTGGGACGCCCGCGAGCCCGAAGTAGTGGCCCTGTGGGAGAAGACCCGCCAGTGGTCCCTGGAAGGCTTCGAGCAGATCTACCGCCTGCTGGATGTGCACTTCGACCGGGTGTACTTCGAGAGCGAGGTAGAAGAGCCGGGCAAGGAACTGGTGGAGCGCATGATCGAGATAGGCATCGCCACCGACGAGCGCCCTGAGGGGCCGGTGGTGGTCCACCTCGACCAGTTGCTGGGCCTGGAGAAGGAAACCTACCGCTCCTATGTGGTGCTGCGCTCCGACGGCACCTCCCTTTACGCCACCAAAGACCTACCCTTGGCCATCCTCAAGTTTCAGGAGTACCCCGACCTGGCGCAGAGCATCTATGTCATCGATGTGCGCCAGTCGCTGTACCTCAAGCAAATCTTCAAGACCCTGGAACTCATGGGCTACGAATGGGCTGACCGGCTCCACCACCTGGCCTACGAAATCGTCAACCTGCCGGGCAATGTGACCATGTCCTCCCGCGAGGGCACGGTGGTGCTGCTGGACGACCTGGTGCGCGAGGCCCGGGCGCGCGCCCGCGCTGTGGTGGAAGAAAAGAACCCCCACCTGGACGAAACCCTGAAGGGCAAGGTGGCCTTCGCCGTGGCCATGGGCGCCATCAAGTACCCCATGCTGGCCCGGGAGAACACGAAAATTGTCACCTTCGACTGGGAACAGGCCCTGGACTTCGAAGGCGTGGCCGCGCCCTACATCCAGTACGCCCATGTGCGGGCCAACTCCATCCTTCGCAAGGCGAACTTCGCCGTGCCCGAAGGGCTCACGCCGAGCCACGACCTGCATCCCACCGAGGTGGAGTTGATCTCGCGGATCGCGGCGCTGCCGGGCGCGGTGCAGCGGGCCGCCGAGGAGTACAAGCCCCTGCACATCGCCAACCTGGCCTACGAAATGGCCCGCGCCTTCAACGACTTTTACAACCAGTGCCCGGTGCTCACCGCCGAGCCAGCAGTGCGTGACTTCCGTTTGCGTCTGGTGGCTGCGGCCAGGCAAGCCATCGCCAACGCCTTGCGTTTGCTGGCGATTCCCGCCCCCGAAGTGATGTGAACCCCACGGCCCCCGTTTTCGGGGGCTATCTGTTGTGCTCTCTCCCACCCCCGCCCTTCTTCCCGCCTTAGTCAGGGAGGGGAGGGATTGGCATTGAACCCCCATGGGGGTTCCGTTTTAATCCCCAAATCCACGGAGGAAAACATGGCTCCAGTTCATGTTCTCATCATGGGCGCTGCCGGGCGTGATTTCCACAACTTCAATGTGTTCTTCCGCGACAATCCGGATTACGAAGTGGTGGCGTTCACGGCGACCCAGATCCCCAATATCGAAGGCCGTGTATATCCCGCCGAACTGGCCGGCGCACGCTACCCGAAGGGCATCCCCATTTACCCCGAAAGCGAACTTCCCCGGCTCATCCGTGACCTCAAAGTGGACCAGGTGGTCTTCGCTTACAGCGATGTGTCCCACGAATATGTGATGCACAAGGCCTCGCAAGTCATCGCCGCCGGGGCCGACTTCCGTCTGATGGGGTTGCACAGCACCCAGTTGAAGAGCAGCAAGCCCGTGGTCTCCATCGGCGCGGTGCGCACCGGCTGCGGCAAAAGCCAGACCACCCGCCGCGTCTCCCTCATCCTGCGTGATATGGGGTACAAGGTGGCCGTCATCCGCCACCCCATGCCCTATGGAGATCTGGTCAAACAGCGGGTTCAGCGCTTCGCCACCTACGAGGACCTGGACAAACACGAGTGCACCATCGAGGAGCGCGAGGAGTACGAACCCCACCTGGACAACGGGATGATCGTCTTCGCCGGAGTAGATTACGAAGCCATCCTGCGCCAGGCCGAGCAGGACGCCGACATCATCCTCTGGGACGGCGGGAACAACGACCTCCCCTTCTATGTGAGCGATTTCCACATTGTGGTGGCCGACCCGCATCGGTCCGGTCATGAGATGAAGTATCATCCCGGCGAGGCCAACGCGCGCATGGCCGATGTGTTCGTCATCAACAAAGTGGACACGGCCGAGCCCGACGCCGTGCTCGCCGTGCGGGAGAATCTGCACGCCCTGAACCCCGAGGCGCTGATCATCGAGGCGGCCTCGCCCATCTTCGTGGACGACCCGGCCGCCATCCGCGGCAAGCGGGTGCTGGTAGTGGAAGACGGTCCCACCCTGACCCACGGCGAGATGGCCTACGGCGCGGGCTGGGTGGCGGCCAAACGCTTCGGCGCGGCCGAAATCGTGGACCCGCGGCCCTACGCCGTGGGCTCCATCCGCGAGACCTATGCCAAGTACCCCAACACAGGGGCGGTGCTCCCGGCGATGGGCTACGGCAAGGAGCAAAGGCACGAGTTGGAAGAGACTATCAACCGCGCCGAGGCCGACCTGGTCATCGTGGGCACCCCCATCGATTTAGGCCGCCTGCTCAAACTGAACAAGCCTTACCAGCGGGTACGCTACGAGTTGCAGGAAATCGGCGTACCCACCCTGGAGGACCTGCTGCGCGAAAAGTTCGGCCAGGCGTAGCAGGGGCTCCCCGCGCGGCGTGACCGAAACCGCCCGATGCTCCCGGCGTCGGGCGGTTTTTTCTTACGATGTGGGGTGCCATCGTTGCGCCGTGGGTGGTTTCGCACCCGGTCCTTTGCGCCTCCGCGGTCCCCCGTGCCTTCCGCATCATCCGCGGTCCATGTTCGCGGCATACACAGGTCCGCCATCCGGTGGTAAGATTATCTCTGGCGGCCTGGAACAAACTAGAGCCGCTATCCCATTGACTCACCCCTATGAGGAGGAACGATGTCCCGCGAACAAGCCTTAGCCTACCTCGAGCAGCACGCCGAGCGTTTCCTAGCCGAACTGGAATCTTTCCTGCGCATCCCCTCCATTTCCACCCTGCCGGAGCACAAAGCCGACATGGAGCGGACGGCCAACTGGGTGGCCGAGAACCTGCGGGCCATCGGCGCGGAAAACGTGCAGGTGTTCCCCACTGCTGGGCACCCGGTGGTGTACGGCGAACTGCGCGCCGTGCAGCCCAACGCGCCCACGGTGTTGGTCTACGGTCACTACGATGTGCAGCCCGCCGAGCCGCTGGAGGCCTGGCATTCGCCGCCTTTCGAGCCCACAGTGCGGGGGGAACGCCTCTACGCCCGCGGCG
Proteins encoded in this window:
- a CDS encoding response regulator transcription factor; this translates as MSVRILLIEDDEGIVRFLRRALSYEGYTVNVATDGETGLEMALQTLPDLVILDWMLPGMDGLEVLRRLRAHGQWPVLMLTAKDAIQDRVEGLDMGADDYLTKPFNLDELLARIRALLRRTQTSEAPEVLRFADLELDTGTRQARRGDRIIDLSAREYELLELFMKHPRQVLTRPQIYSEVWGHDFSGESNILEVYIRYLRRKLEAGGEPRLLHTVRGVGYVLREETP
- a CDS encoding HAMP domain-containing protein, encoding MSLQTRLTLLYTSLIGGMLLLFGASVYALLSVLLVRQVDATLLQTAQDLIASIQVSAVGDVKALSLPNLDFTANVFVQVWSPTGKLQQSSPNLGAITTPLDPVGLRQGHPTLRQTRIGQTRLRVLTVPLELSGRPVAVLQVAALLTSVDQARRVLVTALATALLLTVGLALLIGGWAIRRELAPLEEATRIAQTITETGNPSRRIPLPRRHEGDEIGALIHAFNDTLTRLEHQFAVQRRFLADVSHELRTPLTVIKGNVQLMRRFGKADPEALQSIEQEADRLTRLVEELLFLVQAESGHLPLQRKLVPLEELVLEVAQEVRVLAREKPHLRLLVKPLEPATVCGDRDRLKQMLLNLLSNALKYTPDGGEVRVGLFPKEDEALLEVQDTGLGIPPEDIPYLFERFYRADRARQRSKGFGLGLSITYWIVQNHQGTIEVTSQPGKGALFTVRLPLLAEGQPCNGEGNAT
- a CDS encoding lytic transglycosylase domain-containing protein, producing the protein MASGGFDWPEVEAAPEGVQGTAGPQGCLLGFLIPLLGLVLVALGTALVSAVQWPTQAAATPKPPQQAQVAPQPQGAAEAAARLAPFFTPEVQYWAPLIRRWSEDYGLDPNLIATVMQIESCGDPQALSRSGARGLFQVMPFHFRPHEDPFQPDTNARRGLTYLRQALQRAQGDVRLALAMYNGGPGVLTWPMAYWPAETQRYVGWGVGIYADAQAGKSTSPTLARWLAAGGASLCQRAHRRLGLP
- a CDS encoding NUDIX hydrolase translates to MDAKPYRYPYPRPMVTVDVVVFTVREERLQVLLVQRKRPPFAGQWALPGGFIGMDESLEEAALRELAEETGVTQAYLEQLYTYGDPHRDPRGRAITVAYFALIPAGRPIGAEGGDDASQARWFPTDDLPPLAFDHAEIIAYAVRRLRYKLEYTAVGFELLPEEFTLSELQRVYEIILGEKLDKRNFRRRILQADIIEATPHFRIGEGRPARLYRYRSDAVAEVKARRLFP
- a CDS encoding CBS domain-containing protein; this translates as MWLPKARPGLLDALLHRRCSPTQGLTARDLMSPGVLTASAEATLGEALAQILAANRRWLVVVDAEGRALGLLHRQRALSVLLPPWPEATRASDLSATDFSGPSFTKPRL
- a CDS encoding 30S ribosomal protein S20, which gives rise to MPHTKSALKRMRQNEKRRLRNRWFRGRARTFIKKARKAMAAGDLEAARQYTHMAIKALDKAAEKGILHKNTVARYKSRLTKRLNALEAQQQGA
- the argS gene encoding arginine--tRNA ligase → MFAQEQRTIEERIRAFLRQQGVPEPDTFPWAPLNLAKGTWGISINFFQLAADEARSGRLKGVPVPQRAAQLAQAVAEHLDDLPGFAKIEAVKGYLNFYFDPAVYSRRVLDTVLEQGDRFGQGEPKGQRVMVEFSQPNTHKAFHVGHLRNVILGEAVCRILETAGYEVVRANYIGDIGLHVIKWLWNYMKYHAGEEPPAEDKTRWMGDLYAEATRRLDEHPELEAEVRALFARWDAREPEVVALWEKTRQWSLEGFEQIYRLLDVHFDRVYFESEVEEPGKELVERMIEIGIATDERPEGPVVVHLDQLLGLEKETYRSYVVLRSDGTSLYATKDLPLAILKFQEYPDLAQSIYVIDVRQSLYLKQIFKTLELMGYEWADRLHHLAYEIVNLPGNVTMSSREGTVVLLDDLVREARARARAVVEEKNPHLDETLKGKVAFAVAMGAIKYPMLARENTKIVTFDWEQALDFEGVAAPYIQYAHVRANSILRKANFAVPEGLTPSHDLHPTEVELISRIAALPGAVQRAAEEYKPLHIANLAYEMARAFNDFYNQCPVLTAEPAVRDFRLRLVAAARQAIANALRLLAIPAPEVM
- a CDS encoding GTPase, with the protein product MAPVHVLIMGAAGRDFHNFNVFFRDNPDYEVVAFTATQIPNIEGRVYPAELAGARYPKGIPIYPESELPRLIRDLKVDQVVFAYSDVSHEYVMHKASQVIAAGADFRLMGLHSTQLKSSKPVVSIGAVRTGCGKSQTTRRVSLILRDMGYKVAVIRHPMPYGDLVKQRVQRFATYEDLDKHECTIEEREEYEPHLDNGMIVFAGVDYEAILRQAEQDADIILWDGGNNDLPFYVSDFHIVVADPHRSGHEMKYHPGEANARMADVFVINKVDTAEPDAVLAVRENLHALNPEALIIEAASPIFVDDPAAIRGKRVLVVEDGPTLTHGEMAYGAGWVAAKRFGAAEIVDPRPYAVGSIRETYAKYPNTGAVLPAMGYGKEQRHELEETINRAEADLVIVGTPIDLGRLLKLNKPYQRVRYELQEIGVPTLEDLLREKFGQA